Proteins encoded within one genomic window of Aedes albopictus strain Foshan unplaced genomic scaffold, AalbF5 HiC_scaffold_86, whole genome shotgun sequence:
- the LOC115256042 gene encoding cytochrome b5 domain-containing protein 1: protein MPSDDPHRRQRFYLRDEVFVNNAADRAWVIIHGNVFDITPLFDGNLTSSAPKKLYLLLLGFAGKDLSAHFDRKGRPVYRISKDGVRVPEFPPVLIRNGSTGKCWWDDRGMIVGKITAQERKIRVINNLTFQIQEISVCEEDTIEDIQERFHRFNENAKNYTWRTRVEKCDPTADLRPDKTLTENGIIHDRYPPPPMIWIFYQIPSNHSEQNIENNAKQ from the exons ATGCCATCCGACGACCCCCACCGTCGTCAACGGTTTTACCTTCGCGATGAAGTCTTCGTAAACAACGCGGCCGATCGTGCGTGGGTTATCATCCATGGGAACGTCTTCGACATTACGCCTCTGTTCGATGGAAATTTAACCAGTTCGGCGCCGAAAAAG CTGTATCTGCTGCTGCTAGGCTTTGCCGGGAAAGATTTGAGCGCGCACTTTGATCGAAAAGGCAGACCTGTCTATCGGATTAGCAAGGATGGCGTCCGGGTGCCGGAGTTTCCACCGGTTTTGATCAGAAACGGATCGACGGGGAAGTGTTGGTGGGATGATAGGGGCATGATCGTAGGGAAGATTACCGCTCAGGAGAGGAAAATTCGAGTGATCAATAATCTTACGTTCCAAATTCAGGAAATCAGCGTATGTGAAGAGGACACAATTGAAGACATTCAGGAGCGCTTCCATCGGTTTAATGAAAATGCGAAGAACTACACCTGGAGAACCAGAGTTGAAAAG TGTGATCCAACCGCAGATTTACGACCTGATAAAACCTTAACTGAAAATGGCATCATCCACGATCGTTACCCACCCCCACCGATGATTTGGATCTTTTACCAAATTCCCTCAAACCATTCCGAGCAAAACATAGAAAACAACGCCAAACAATAA